A single Microbacterium protaetiae DNA region contains:
- a CDS encoding AAA family ATPase, which translates to MTPDHPDSTPADDERGVLSDSTRTDTSALGFLGAATAQVNVALPATDEDDLADDDVIGDEVEPVGGEFDADDEEPDTQVEIVDAELEDDDEEGALAAVEPEPAERTFGADAAVEPAAEVEIVDAELEPSEGEAPQSEAPESEAPESEAPEGEGPEGEASDGEDPEGEAPDTLVDDAETEDAAPAASTLAASTLAASASAASASLRHADPTDSGREPAPVDTVAVDAAGAPVGAVAAAEEEAAVDETRAERAHAVERVRTRRPEVNLASKRLDQFEVDKESSDLLTPDRLLEHGRLARPEPEGAWQHFVYSVSGGRINLGDGKRARARKELSGRIAAPLPGGARFVPVLSRKGGVGKTTVTTLLGMALADARDDRVIAIDANPDRGTLAERISRHNGKTVRDLVRMKDSITGYNDVSTIVARDETRLDVLASDADPQVSVAFSDTDYENVATLAAHYYSIVLTDTGTGIVHSVMGATLGLADQLVIVAGLSVDEARLASETLTWLETNGYAAKARNAVVVLNNARPGAPLVREDELETHFRTRVRQVVRVPYDAAIATGSAIVFHDLQPETRQAARALAAAVVEGLRQLAAAA; encoded by the coding sequence TTGACGCCCGATCACCCTGATTCGACCCCTGCCGACGACGAACGGGGGGTGCTGTCCGACTCGACTCGCACCGACACGTCTGCCCTCGGCTTCTTGGGAGCCGCCACCGCCCAGGTGAACGTCGCGCTGCCCGCGACGGATGAAGACGACCTCGCCGACGACGACGTCATCGGCGACGAGGTCGAGCCGGTGGGCGGCGAGTTCGATGCCGATGATGAGGAGCCTGACACGCAGGTCGAGATCGTCGACGCCGAGCTCGAAGATGACGACGAAGAGGGGGCGCTCGCAGCGGTCGAGCCCGAGCCTGCTGAGCGGACTTTCGGGGCGGATGCCGCGGTCGAGCCGGCCGCTGAGGTCGAGATCGTCGACGCCGAGCTCGAACCGTCGGAGGGCGAGGCGCCGCAAAGTGAGGCGCCAGAAAGTGAGGCGCCGGAAAGTGAGGCGCCGGAAGGCGAGGGCCCAGAAGGCGAGGCGTCAGACGGCGAGGATCCGGAAGGCGAGGCGCCAGACACCCTCGTAGACGATGCAGAGACGGAAGACGCCGCTCCGGCGGCATCCACCCTCGCGGCATCCACCCTTGCGGCATCCGCTTCTGCAGCGTCCGCTTCTCTGCGGCACGCCGACCCGACTGACTCTGGTCGCGAGCCCGCCCCTGTTGATACCGTGGCAGTCGATGCGGCAGGTGCCCCCGTGGGGGCGGTCGCAGCGGCCGAGGAGGAGGCAGCCGTGGACGAGACGCGTGCCGAGCGCGCACATGCCGTCGAGCGTGTGCGCACGCGCAGGCCCGAGGTCAACCTCGCCTCGAAGCGACTCGATCAGTTCGAGGTCGACAAGGAGAGCTCCGATCTGCTCACCCCCGACCGCCTGCTCGAGCACGGTCGTCTTGCGCGACCCGAGCCCGAGGGCGCCTGGCAGCACTTCGTCTACTCGGTCTCCGGCGGCCGCATCAACCTCGGCGACGGCAAGCGGGCGCGGGCGCGCAAGGAGCTCTCGGGCCGCATCGCTGCTCCGCTGCCGGGCGGTGCGCGTTTCGTGCCGGTGCTCTCGCGCAAGGGCGGCGTCGGCAAGACGACCGTCACGACGCTGCTGGGCATGGCGCTGGCCGACGCCCGCGACGACCGGGTCATCGCGATCGACGCGAACCCTGACCGCGGCACCCTGGCCGAGCGCATCTCGCGGCACAACGGCAAGACCGTGCGCGACCTGGTGCGCATGAAAGACAGCATCACGGGCTACAACGACGTGTCGACGATCGTGGCTCGCGACGAGACGCGGCTCGATGTGCTTGCCTCCGACGCCGATCCGCAGGTGTCGGTGGCCTTCAGTGACACCGATTACGAGAATGTGGCCACGCTCGCCGCGCACTACTACTCGATAGTGCTCACCGACACCGGGACCGGCATCGTCCACTCGGTGATGGGGGCGACCCTGGGGCTGGCCGACCAGCTGGTCATCGTGGCAGGGCTCAGCGTCGACGAGGCGCGGCTGGCCTCCGAAACGCTCACCTGGCTCGAGACGAACGGCTACGCAGCCAAGGCGCGCAACGCGGTCGTCGTGCTCAACAACGCTCGTCCGGGCGCGCCGCTGGTGCGCGAAGACGAGCTGGAGACCCACTTCCGCACGCGCGTGCGGCAGGTCGTGCGCGTGCCGTACGACGCTGCCATCGCCACCGGCAGTGCCATCGTGTTCCACGACCTGCAGCCCGAGACGCGCCAGGCGGCGCGCGCCCTGGCGGCTGCGGTGGTCGAGGGACTGCGCCAGTTGGCCGCGGCGGCCTGA
- a CDS encoding pyruvate carboxylase, translated as MFSKILVANRGEIAIRAFRAAYELGSRTVAVFPYEDRHSLHRLKADEAYRIGEEGHPVRSYLDVDEIIRVARESGADAIYPGYGFLSENPELAEKAAAAGITFIGPPASVLEMAGNKVEAKHHAISAGVPVLRSTEASDDIEDLVAQADEIGFPLFAKAVAGGGGRGMRRVETKAELAPALAEAMREAGSAFGDARMFLEQAVIRPRHIEVQVLADATGQTVHLYERDCSVQRRHQKVVEIAPAPNLDDEIRRSLHRHAIAFARSIGYQNAGTVEFLLETAGERAGEVVFIEMNPRIQVEHTVTEEVTDVDLVQSQMRIAAGETLDDLGLRQDDIRLRGSALQCRITTEDPTQGFRPDTGKITTYRSPGGAGIRLDGGTTAAGSQISPHFDSMLAKLICRGRDFQAAVLRARRALAEFRIRGVATNIPFLQAVFDDPEFLAGDVSTLFIEERPELLRGRPSKDRGTKILSWLVETTVNKPHGVNPINIDPAAKLPALDLTGAAPDGSRQRLLQLGPAGFAADLRSRTALAVTDTTFRDAHQSLLATRVRTKDLVAVAPYVARMTPQLLSVEAWGGATYDVALRFLGEDPWERLDKLRQAMPNIAIQMLLRGRNTVGYTPYPTEVTDAFVREAAASGIDIFRIFDALNDVTQMRPAIDAVLGTGTSVAEVAVCYTGDLLNPAEDLYTLDYYLRLAEQIVEAGAHVLAIKDMAGLLRPGAAATLVRALRERFDLPVHVHTHDTAGGQLATLVAASAAGADAVDAAAAPMAGTTSQPSLSALVAALAHTERDTGLDLTAVSDLEPYWEAVRHLYGPFESGLPGPTGRVYHHEIPGGQLSNLRQQAIALGLAEDFELIEDMYAAANDILGRVPKVTPSSKVVGDLALHLAAVKADPADFEEHPEKYDVPDSVVSFMAGELGDLPGGWPEPFRTKVLAGRNPKVSLTPITAEQEQALAADSATRRGMLNQLLFPAPTKVFLQQREQYGDLSVLDTADYLYGLVAGTEHVVDLERGVQLYVGLEAIGEADDKGMRSVMTTLNGQLRPVFVRDLSITVEARQAEKADTSKPGQVAAPFSGVVTVKAAEGDTVEAGQPVASIEAMKMEAAITAPISGVVERVVLNGTAQVEAGDLLVVIRPGQ; from the coding sequence ATGTTCTCGAAGATCCTGGTCGCCAACCGAGGCGAGATCGCCATTCGCGCCTTCCGGGCCGCGTACGAGCTGGGCTCGCGCACGGTGGCGGTCTTCCCCTACGAAGACCGGCACTCCCTGCACCGCCTGAAGGCTGACGAGGCATACCGCATCGGCGAAGAAGGGCATCCTGTTCGCTCCTACCTCGATGTCGACGAGATCATCCGGGTCGCCCGGGAGTCGGGCGCCGACGCCATCTACCCGGGCTACGGATTCCTCTCCGAGAACCCCGAATTGGCCGAGAAGGCGGCAGCCGCCGGCATCACCTTCATCGGGCCCCCGGCATCCGTTCTCGAAATGGCCGGTAACAAAGTCGAGGCCAAGCACCACGCGATCTCAGCGGGCGTTCCCGTGCTGCGCTCCACCGAGGCATCCGACGACATCGAAGATCTCGTCGCGCAGGCCGACGAGATCGGATTCCCCTTGTTCGCGAAGGCCGTCGCCGGTGGTGGCGGTCGTGGGATGCGGCGGGTGGAGACCAAGGCAGAGCTCGCGCCGGCCCTCGCTGAGGCGATGCGCGAGGCCGGCAGCGCGTTCGGCGACGCGCGGATGTTCCTCGAGCAGGCCGTCATCCGCCCCCGGCACATCGAGGTGCAGGTGCTGGCCGACGCCACCGGCCAGACCGTGCACCTGTACGAGCGCGACTGCTCGGTGCAGCGCCGGCACCAGAAGGTCGTCGAGATAGCGCCGGCGCCGAACCTCGACGACGAGATCAGGCGCAGCCTGCACCGGCACGCCATCGCCTTCGCACGCTCGATCGGTTACCAGAACGCCGGAACCGTCGAGTTCCTGCTCGAGACGGCGGGGGAGCGCGCCGGTGAAGTGGTCTTCATCGAGATGAACCCGCGCATCCAGGTCGAGCACACCGTCACTGAAGAGGTCACCGACGTCGATCTCGTGCAGTCGCAGATGCGCATCGCCGCCGGCGAGACGCTCGACGATCTCGGACTGCGGCAGGACGACATCCGGCTGCGCGGCTCGGCACTGCAGTGCCGCATCACCACCGAAGACCCCACCCAGGGCTTCCGTCCCGACACCGGCAAGATCACCACGTATCGCTCTCCGGGCGGCGCGGGCATCCGCCTCGACGGCGGCACCACGGCTGCCGGCTCGCAGATCAGCCCCCACTTCGACTCGATGCTGGCCAAGCTCATCTGCCGCGGCCGCGATTTTCAGGCCGCCGTCCTGCGTGCCCGTCGCGCTCTGGCCGAGTTCCGCATCCGCGGAGTGGCCACCAACATCCCGTTCCTGCAGGCGGTCTTCGACGACCCCGAGTTCCTCGCCGGTGACGTGTCGACGCTGTTCATCGAGGAGCGCCCCGAGTTGCTGCGCGGTCGCCCCTCGAAAGACCGCGGCACCAAGATCCTGAGCTGGCTCGTCGAGACCACTGTCAACAAGCCACACGGTGTCAACCCGATAAACATCGACCCCGCAGCCAAGCTGCCGGCCCTCGACCTGACCGGTGCCGCACCCGACGGATCGCGTCAGCGCCTGCTCCAGCTGGGCCCGGCCGGTTTTGCCGCCGACCTGCGCAGCCGCACCGCGCTCGCCGTCACCGACACCACCTTCCGCGACGCGCATCAGTCGCTGCTGGCCACCCGTGTGCGCACGAAAGACCTCGTCGCCGTGGCGCCGTATGTCGCCCGGATGACCCCGCAGCTGCTCAGCGTCGAAGCGTGGGGCGGGGCCACCTACGATGTGGCGCTGCGTTTCCTCGGCGAAGACCCGTGGGAGCGCCTCGACAAGCTGCGCCAGGCGATGCCGAACATCGCCATCCAGATGTTGCTGCGCGGGCGCAACACGGTGGGCTACACGCCGTACCCGACCGAGGTCACCGATGCGTTCGTGCGTGAGGCCGCGGCATCCGGCATCGACATCTTCCGTATCTTCGACGCGCTCAACGACGTCACGCAGATGCGCCCGGCCATCGACGCCGTGCTGGGCACGGGAACCTCGGTGGCCGAGGTCGCCGTCTGCTACACCGGCGACCTGCTGAACCCGGCCGAAGATCTCTACACGCTGGACTACTACCTGCGCCTGGCCGAGCAGATCGTCGAGGCGGGCGCACACGTGCTCGCGATCAAAGACATGGCGGGCCTGCTGCGCCCCGGGGCGGCAGCCACACTCGTGCGCGCGCTGCGAGAGCGGTTCGATCTGCCGGTGCACGTGCACACGCACGACACCGCCGGGGGGCAGCTGGCGACGCTCGTGGCCGCCAGCGCCGCGGGTGCCGATGCGGTGGATGCCGCGGCCGCGCCGATGGCGGGCACCACGAGCCAGCCGTCGCTGTCGGCACTGGTGGCAGCCCTGGCGCATACCGAACGCGACACCGGCCTCGACCTGACAGCGGTCAGCGATCTGGAGCCGTACTGGGAGGCCGTGCGTCACCTCTACGGCCCGTTCGAGTCGGGGCTGCCCGGGCCCACAGGCCGGGTCTACCACCACGAGATCCCGGGGGGACAGCTCTCGAACCTGCGTCAGCAGGCCATCGCGCTCGGACTGGCAGAAGACTTCGAGCTCATCGAAGACATGTACGCCGCCGCGAACGACATCCTGGGCCGTGTGCCCAAGGTGACGCCGTCGTCGAAGGTCGTCGGCGACCTGGCGCTGCACCTGGCCGCAGTCAAGGCCGACCCGGCCGACTTCGAGGAACACCCCGAGAAGTACGACGTGCCCGACTCGGTCGTCTCGTTCATGGCCGGTGAGCTCGGCGACCTGCCCGGCGGATGGCCCGAGCCGTTCCGCACCAAGGTGCTGGCCGGGCGCAACCCGAAGGTCTCGCTGACCCCGATCACCGCCGAGCAGGAGCAGGCTCTGGCGGCCGACTCGGCCACGCGGCGCGGAATGCTCAACCAGCTGCTGTTCCCGGCTCCGACCAAGGTGTTCCTGCAGCAGCGCGAGCAGTACGGCGATCTGAGTGTGCTCGACACCGCCGATTACCTCTACGGATTGGTGGCCGGCACCGAGCACGTGGTCGACCTCGAGCGGGGTGTGCAGCTGTACGTGGGCCTGGAGGCCATCGGCGAGGCAGACGACAAGGGCATGCGCTCGGTCATGACCACGCTCAACGGTCAGCTGCGGCCGGTTTTCGTGCGCGACCTGAGCATCACCGTCGAGGCGCGTCAAGCCGAGAAGGCCGACACCTCCAAGCCGGGTCAGGTGGCCGCTCCGTTCTCCGGAGTGGTGACGGTGAAGGCGGCCGAGGGCGACACCGTCGAGGCCGGTCAGCCGGTCGCCTCGATCGAAGCGATGAAGATGGAAGCGGCCATCACCGCACCCATCTCAGGCGTGGTCGAGCGGGTCGTGCTCAACGGAACCGCACAGGTCGAGGCCGGTGACCTTTTGGTCGTCATCCGGCCCGGGCAGTAA
- the def gene encoding peptide deformylase — MTVRQIRLFGDPVLRGQCTTIDEFDEGVRALVDDLVETVQLPGRAGVAAPQIGVGLRAFSYNIDGDIGYVLNPVLVETSGEPEKIGEGCLSVPGLWHEVLRYPHAKVRGVDVDGNPIEVEGDGVLAQALQHETDHLDGKLYIDRLDPAERRVAMREIRESDWF, encoded by the coding sequence ATGACAGTGCGGCAGATACGCCTCTTCGGCGACCCCGTGCTGCGGGGCCAGTGCACGACGATCGACGAGTTCGATGAGGGAGTGCGCGCGCTCGTCGACGACCTCGTCGAGACCGTGCAGCTGCCCGGCCGTGCCGGCGTGGCCGCTCCGCAGATCGGGGTCGGTCTGCGCGCGTTCAGCTACAACATCGATGGCGACATCGGATATGTGCTCAATCCCGTTCTCGTGGAGACATCCGGCGAACCCGAGAAGATCGGCGAGGGATGCCTCTCGGTGCCGGGCCTCTGGCATGAGGTGCTGCGCTACCCGCACGCGAAGGTGCGAGGCGTCGACGTCGACGGCAACCCGATCGAGGTGGAGGGTGACGGCGTGCTCGCCCAGGCGCTGCAGCACGAGACCGATCATCTCGACGGCAAGCTCTACATCGACCGGCTCGACCCCGCCGAGCGCCGCGTCGCAATGCGGGAGATCCGCGAGTCCGACTGGTTCTGA
- a CDS encoding response regulator: protein MAIARLAGGPLDGQIIPLEPGVSDSLIIPYGEGQLIYKRASAEEHTGEHDGPTESRFVYAEATEDINPDPDGRDE from the coding sequence ATGGCCATCGCACGTCTTGCCGGAGGCCCGCTCGACGGGCAGATCATCCCCCTCGAACCGGGGGTGTCAGACTCGCTGATCATCCCCTACGGGGAGGGGCAGCTCATCTACAAGCGCGCCAGCGCCGAAGAGCACACCGGGGAACACGACGGCCCCACCGAGTCGCGCTTCGTGTACGCCGAGGCGACCGAAGACATCAATCCCGATCCCGACGGCCGGGACGAGTGA
- a CDS encoding MerR family transcriptional regulator: MASASAPRRAANGGALSIGQVLARLSAEFPGLTASKLRFLEVQGIVTPLRTESGYRKFTLDDVERLRLALTLQRDHYLPLARIREYMADVDAGRAPSAPVSVPPSITPAPRRYRRDELLRSAAASPQLLNDAISTGVIAASDSYTDQTLAVLRSLVALERHGIEPRHIRTLRQSVDREVALIESALAPLLRRTDAASRGRAGELAPELAARLADVRSHFVRAALERLVR; encoded by the coding sequence ATGGCGTCCGCCTCCGCCCCCCGCCGCGCTGCGAACGGGGGAGCACTGAGCATCGGTCAGGTGCTGGCGCGGCTGAGTGCGGAGTTCCCGGGACTGACGGCGAGCAAGCTGCGCTTTCTCGAGGTGCAGGGCATCGTGACGCCGTTGCGCACCGAGTCGGGCTACCGCAAGTTCACGCTCGATGATGTGGAGCGGCTGCGGTTGGCCCTCACACTGCAGCGCGACCACTACCTGCCGCTGGCGCGCATCCGCGAGTACATGGCAGACGTCGACGCGGGTCGTGCGCCGTCGGCACCGGTCTCGGTGCCTCCGTCGATCACTCCGGCGCCCCGTCGCTATCGCCGTGATGAGCTGCTGCGCTCGGCTGCGGCCAGCCCGCAGCTGCTCAACGACGCCATCAGCACCGGTGTGATAGCGGCCTCAGACAGCTACACCGATCAGACGCTGGCGGTGCTCAGGTCTCTGGTCGCGCTCGAGCGACACGGCATCGAACCGCGACACATTCGCACTCTGCGCCAGTCGGTCGACCGTGAGGTCGCCCTGATCGAGTCGGCGTTGGCGCCGCTGCTGCGGCGGACGGATGCCGCCTCCCGCGGGCGTGCCGGAGAATTGGCCCCCGAGCTGGCGGCGCGGCTTGCCGACGTGCGGTCGCACTTCGTGCGCGCCGCGCTGGAGCGGCTCGTGCGATGA
- a CDS encoding FHA domain-containing protein — protein MDENRRRDAGDIRRGPGVPAHASNDTTQTFGHDSDLSFVPFGSELSDAELNAIDALPSGAALLLVRSGPTAGARYLLDNDVMTVGRHPEADIFFDDVTVSRRHAEITRDRNRFEIVDQRSLNGTYVNGERVDRASLVNGAEVRIGKFRLNFFVSPADLTADAEK, from the coding sequence GTGGACGAGAACCGCCGCCGTGACGCCGGTGACATCCGCCGCGGCCCGGGCGTGCCCGCGCACGCGTCGAACGATACGACGCAGACGTTCGGTCATGACTCCGATCTGTCCTTCGTGCCGTTCGGCAGTGAGCTCAGTGACGCCGAGCTGAACGCCATCGATGCACTGCCCTCGGGCGCCGCACTGCTGCTGGTGCGCTCGGGTCCGACCGCCGGGGCGCGTTACCTGCTCGACAACGACGTGATGACGGTGGGGCGGCATCCCGAAGCCGACATCTTCTTCGATGACGTGACAGTGTCGCGTCGTCATGCCGAGATCACCCGCGACCGCAACCGCTTCGAGATCGTCGACCAGCGATCGCTCAACGGTACCTACGTGAACGGCGAGCGTGTCGATCGGGCGAGCCTGGTCAACGGCGCCGAAGTGCGCATCGGAAAATTCCGGCTGAACTTCTTCGTCTCACCCGCAGACCTCACCGCTGACGCGGAGAAGTGA
- a CDS encoding copper resistance CopC family protein, with translation MRVFAAIAAAALAAIAVLGVAAPASAHDQLLSTDPQDGATVATLPDVVTLTFSDIVQDAGAEANQIKVMDAACNVIDDGALTIADNVVTQPVSGSATGPITVLWRVVSRDGHPVSGEFSFTVGDTQAAASPTSTCAGDDAATVAPIASTPSPLPWIIGGVILLAVVVGVIALLVTRSRRPDDQ, from the coding sequence GTGAGAGTCTTCGCCGCCATCGCCGCCGCTGCGCTGGCCGCCATCGCCGTTCTCGGCGTGGCCGCCCCCGCCTCGGCGCACGACCAGCTGTTGTCCACAGACCCCCAGGACGGCGCCACGGTGGCGACCCTGCCCGATGTGGTGACCCTCACCTTCAGCGACATCGTGCAAGACGCCGGGGCCGAGGCGAACCAGATCAAGGTGATGGATGCCGCGTGCAACGTCATCGACGACGGCGCGCTGACGATCGCCGACAACGTGGTCACCCAGCCGGTCAGCGGATCGGCCACCGGGCCGATCACCGTGCTCTGGCGGGTCGTGTCGCGCGACGGCCACCCCGTCTCGGGTGAGTTCTCGTTCACTGTCGGCGACACCCAGGCCGCGGCATCCCCCACCAGCACCTGCGCGGGTGACGACGCTGCCACGGTCGCGCCGATCGCCAGCACGCCCTCTCCGTTGCCGTGGATCATCGGCGGCGTCATCCTGCTGGCGGTCGTGGTCGGGGTGATAGCGCTGCTGGTGACCCGCTCGCGACGTCCCGACGACCAGTAG
- the lpdA gene encoding dihydrolipoyl dehydrogenase translates to MPHYDVVILGAGPGGYVAAVRSAQLGLNTAIIEEKYWGGVCLNVGCIPSKALLKNADLAHQVLHKADLFGISGDVHFDFGVAWDRSRKVSETHVKGIHFLMKKNKVTEYTGRGSFTGPNAITVTKDDGSTEEVTFDNAIISTGSTVRTLPGVAIGGNIVTYEEQIMSRELPGSIVIVGAGAIGMEFGFILRNFGVDVTIIEFLDRALPNEDADVSKEITKQYKGYGIDILTSTKVEKVDDQGSKVVVSYTGKDGNPGSIEADKVLMSVGFAPNVENFGLENTGVSLTERGAIDIDDYMRTNVPHIYAIGDVTAKLQLAHVAEAQAVVAAETIAGAETMTLGDYRMMPRATFCTPQVASFGLTEQQARDAGYDVKVAKFPFSANGKANGLGEPIGFVKLIADGEHLELLGGHLIGPDVSELLPELTLAQKWDLTALEAARNVHTHPTLSEALQEGFHGLAGHMINL, encoded by the coding sequence ATGCCACATTATGACGTCGTCATCCTCGGCGCCGGTCCCGGCGGATACGTCGCGGCCGTGCGTAGCGCCCAGCTCGGGCTGAACACCGCCATCATCGAAGAGAAGTACTGGGGCGGTGTCTGCCTGAACGTCGGCTGCATCCCCTCCAAGGCGCTGCTGAAGAACGCCGACCTCGCCCACCAGGTACTGCACAAGGCAGACCTGTTCGGGATCTCGGGGGACGTGCACTTCGACTTCGGCGTCGCATGGGACCGCAGCCGCAAGGTGTCTGAGACGCACGTCAAGGGCATCCATTTCCTCATGAAGAAGAACAAGGTCACCGAGTACACCGGCCGCGGATCGTTCACCGGCCCGAACGCCATCACGGTGACCAAGGACGACGGGTCGACCGAAGAGGTGACCTTCGACAACGCGATCATCTCGACCGGGTCGACGGTGCGCACCCTGCCGGGCGTGGCCATCGGCGGAAACATCGTCACGTACGAAGAGCAGATCATGAGCCGTGAGCTGCCGGGTTCGATCGTGATCGTCGGTGCCGGCGCTATCGGCATGGAGTTCGGCTTCATCCTGCGCAACTTCGGTGTGGACGTCACGATCATCGAATTCCTCGACCGTGCGCTGCCCAACGAAGACGCCGACGTCTCGAAAGAGATCACCAAGCAGTACAAGGGCTACGGGATCGACATCCTCACCTCCACAAAGGTCGAGAAGGTCGATGACCAGGGCTCCAAGGTCGTCGTCAGCTATACGGGCAAAGACGGCAACCCGGGCTCGATCGAGGCCGACAAGGTGCTCATGTCGGTCGGGTTCGCGCCGAACGTCGAGAACTTCGGGCTGGAGAACACCGGCGTCTCGCTCACCGAGCGCGGCGCCATCGACATCGACGACTACATGCGCACGAACGTGCCGCACATCTACGCGATCGGCGACGTGACCGCCAAGCTGCAGCTGGCCCACGTGGCCGAGGCGCAGGCGGTCGTGGCCGCCGAGACCATCGCCGGCGCTGAGACCATGACCCTCGGCGACTATCGGATGATGCCGCGCGCGACCTTCTGCACCCCGCAGGTCGCCTCGTTCGGCCTCACCGAGCAGCAGGCCCGCGATGCCGGTTACGACGTCAAGGTCGCGAAGTTCCCGTTCTCGGCCAACGGCAAGGCCAACGGCCTGGGCGAGCCGATCGGGTTCGTCAAGCTCATCGCCGACGGCGAGCACCTCGAGCTGCTCGGCGGCCACCTGATCGGCCCCGACGTCTCGGAGCTGCTGCCCGAGCTGACCCTCGCGCAGAAGTGGGACCTCACCGCTCTCGAGGCCGCCCGCAACGTGCACACGCACCCGACGCTGTCCGAGGCCCTGCAGGAGGGCTTCCACGGCCTGGCGGGGCACATGATCAACCTCTAG
- a CDS encoding ParA family protein, with protein sequence MHVLSVSSLKGGVGKTTVTLGLASAAFARGVKTLVVDLDPQSDVSTGMDIQVAGRLNVADVLANPKEKVVRQAITSSGWAKVHPGTIDVMIGSPSAINFDGPHPSVRDVWKLEEALAAVEADYDLVLVDCAPSLNALTRTAWAASDRVIVVTEPGLFSVAAADRALRAIEEIRRGLSPRLQPLGIVVNRVRPQSIEHQFRIKELRDMFGPLVLSPQLPERTSLQQAQGAAKPLHIWPGDSAQELAADFDALLDRVMRTGRIPSPDGSVLA encoded by the coding sequence GTGCACGTGCTCTCCGTCAGCTCTCTCAAGGGTGGCGTCGGCAAGACGACTGTGACCCTCGGACTCGCCTCAGCGGCGTTCGCCCGGGGTGTCAAGACGCTCGTCGTCGACCTCGACCCTCAGTCCGACGTGTCCACGGGCATGGACATCCAAGTCGCCGGGCGCCTCAACGTCGCCGACGTGCTGGCCAATCCGAAGGAGAAGGTGGTCCGTCAGGCGATCACCTCCAGCGGGTGGGCGAAGGTGCATCCCGGCACCATCGACGTCATGATCGGCAGCCCCTCGGCGATCAACTTCGACGGGCCGCACCCGAGCGTTCGCGATGTGTGGAAGCTCGAGGAGGCCCTGGCCGCCGTCGAAGCCGACTACGACCTCGTGCTGGTCGACTGCGCGCCGTCGCTGAACGCCCTCACGCGCACCGCGTGGGCAGCCAGCGACCGGGTGATCGTGGTGACCGAGCCGGGCTTGTTCTCGGTCGCGGCCGCCGACCGAGCACTGCGCGCCATCGAAGAGATCCGCCGTGGCCTGTCCCCGCGGCTGCAGCCCTTGGGCATTGTGGTCAACCGCGTGCGCCCGCAGTCGATCGAGCACCAGTTCCGCATCAAGGAGCTGCGCGACATGTTCGGCCCGCTGGTGCTCTCACCGCAACTGCCCGAGCGCACCTCGCTGCAGCAGGCGCAGGGTGCGGCCAAGCCGCTGCACATCTGGCCCGGCGACTCGGCTCAAGAGCTCGCCGCCGACTTCGACGCGCTACTGGATCGCGTCATGCGCACCGGGCGGATTCCGTCGCCCGACGGCAGCGTCCTGGCCTGA
- a CDS encoding MerR family transcriptional regulator: MTADDATGEQRFGVDLLFTDGLPAMDDEVGYRGAVAARAAGITYRQLDYWARTELVEPTVRGATGSGSQRLYGFRDILVLKLVKRLLDTGISLQQIRTAVEQLRAAGIRDLAGTTLMSDGASVYLCTSNDEVIDLVSRGQGVFGIAVGKVLTEVESTLLDFDATKPDPVDELAARRAKRTA, translated from the coding sequence ATGACCGCTGATGATGCCACGGGCGAGCAGCGGTTCGGGGTGGATCTCCTGTTCACCGACGGACTTCCTGCGATGGACGACGAAGTCGGCTATCGGGGCGCGGTCGCCGCGCGTGCCGCCGGAATCACCTACCGCCAGCTCGATTACTGGGCCCGCACCGAGCTCGTCGAACCCACCGTGCGCGGTGCGACCGGTTCGGGAAGTCAGCGCCTGTACGGCTTCCGCGACATCCTCGTGCTCAAGCTCGTGAAGCGACTGCTCGACACCGGCATCTCGCTGCAGCAGATCCGCACCGCGGTCGAGCAGCTGCGCGCCGCCGGCATCCGCGATCTCGCCGGCACCACGCTGATGAGCGATGGCGCCTCGGTGTATCTGTGCACCTCGAACGACGAGGTGATCGACCTGGTCAGCCGGGGTCAGGGCGTGTTCGGCATCGCGGTGGGCAAGGTGCTCACCGAGGTCGAGTCGACACTGCTCGACTTCGATGCGACCAAGCCCGACCCGGTCGATGAGCTGGCTGCCCGTCGCGCAAAGCGCACGGCGTAG